The DNA region CCGACGCCGCGTGGAACCGGATGAAGCAGCGTCCGGAACCGAACGCGCACTGGTGCCTCGACATGGCGCTCGCGGAGAACTTCTGGCACAACGCGGGCTATCACTACACGGCGCCGGTGTCGGGCGTGCTCGCGCTGCACGAGGCGCTGCGCCTCGTCTGCGCGGAGACGCTCGAAAGCCGCTTCGCGCGCCACCTGCGCTGCTCGCTCGCGCTGCAGGCGGGCGTCGAGGCGATGGGGCTCACGCTCTACGCGCCGAAAGAGTGCCGGCTCAATTCGGTGGTCGGGATCGAGACGCCCGAGGGGCTCACGCCCGGGATGGTGTGCGGCCATATCTCGAAGCAGTACCAGGTCGAGATCTCGGGCTCGTTCGGGCTGCCGATCGTGCGGATCGGGCAGATGGGCGAACAGTGCCGCGAACACAACCTGTTCCGCACGCTGCATGCGTTCGGCCGCACGATGGACGATCTGAAGGTGCCGGTCGACCTGCCGGCCGGCGTGGCCGCGCTCGAGCAGGAGCTGTCGCGGCGGGGCGCGTAAGCGGGAGGCGAAGGGGCCGGATGCGCGCGGCGGCGCCGGCCGTCGAAACGCGCGGGCCTCAGCCGCCCTGCATCGCGCGCCGGTACGCGTTCGGCGTCGTGCCGTGCGCGTCGCGAAAGCGATGGCTGAAGTGGCCGGCGTTCGCGTAGCCGCATTCGGCCGCGACCTGCGCGAGCGGCAGGGCCGTCGTGCGCAGCAGCAGGCGCGCCCGCGCGAGCCGCTGCTCGGCCACCCAAGCGTGCGGCGCACGGCCGAACGACAGCCGGAACATCCGCGAGAAGTGGTATTCGGACAGCGCGGCGACGTTCGCCAGTTCGCCGAGCGTCAGCGGCTGCGACAGATAGCTGTCGATATAGTCGCGCACGCGGCGGCGCACGGCCGGCGCGAGCCCGCCGCGGAACGGCACGTCGGTGCGCGTCGTGCTCTGGCCGCGCAGCAGCAGGCTCAGCACGTCGTGCGCGGCCTCGTTCGCGCGCAGCCGGCCGTCGGCATCGTCCCAGCGCTCCAGCGCGAGCGAACGAAACTGCGCCGCCACGCGCGCATCCTCGAAATAGGTGCGGTCGGCGAGCTTCAGCTCGCGCGGCTCGCGATCGAGCTCGCGGATCGCGCGCTGCGTGAAGTGCTCGGGCAGGAAGTACAGGTGGATGAAGTGCATCTCGCCGCGCACCCACCAGCGCGATTCATGGTCGCCCGGCAGCGCGCACAGCAGGCTCGGCGCGCCGTAGCGCGGCACGCGTTCGCGCTCCGTCCGGTAACCGCCGTCGAGATAGCACGACAACGTGTGGTGGCCGGGCTGTTCGTAGATCGTCTCGCTTTCGTCAGTGATGCGCGTCCATTCGGCGATCGCGAGGTGGTCGCCGAGCCACGTGAAGCGCTCGAGCGTCGCGTTCGCCTCGGCCAGCGTGCGGCACACCGACTGCAGGCCGAACGGCATCGCGCCGCCGGCAGGGGCGGTCGAATGGTCGACGGGTGGGGCGTACAGGGGCGAACTCATGATGCGACGAGTATAAGCGGGCGCGCCGCGCGCCGTGCGGCGCCGCCCAAAAGACCGCAATTCCGGACAATCCGCACGGGCGGGGCGGCGGCATAGTCGGAGCCCGTTCCACTCGTTTCGCGTCGTTGCCGCCATGAACCTGTCGCTTTATTTCGTCACCGTGCTGATTTGGGGCACCACCTGGATCGCGATCAAGTGGCAGCTCGGCGCCGTGCCGCCGCCCGTGTCGATCGCGTGGCGCTTCTGGCTTGCCGCCGCCGTGCTGTTCGCGCTGCTGCGCGTGATGCGCCGGCCGGTGCGTCCGCCCCGAGAAGCGTGGCGCTACCTCGTCGCCCAGGGCGTCGCGCTGTTCTGCGTCAATTTCCTGTGCTTCTACTATTCGGAGCAGGTCGTGCCGAGCGGCCTCGTCGCCGTGATCTTCTCGACCGCGCCGCTGCTGAATTCGATCAACGGCCGGCTTTTCATGGGCCGGCCGCTGCGGCCGTCGGCGATCGCCGGCGCGCTGCTCGGGCTGACAGGCATCGCGTGCCTGTTCTGGCAGCAGATGGCCGGCCACCTGGACGATCACGCGACCTGGACGGGCCTCGCGATCGCATTCGCCGGCACGATGTGCTTCTCGGCCGGCAACCTGCTGTCGAGCCGGATGCAATCGATGGGCCTGCATCCGCTCGCGACCAACGGCTGGGCGATGCTGATCGGCGCGGCGATCCTCACGGTCGGCAGCGCGGCGGCCGGGTTGCCGTTCACGATCGACCCGAGCCCGCGCTATCTCGGCGCGCTCGTCTACCTGGCCGTGCCGGGCTCGGTGATCGGGTTCACTGCCTACCTGACGCTGGTCGGGCGGATCGGGCCGGAGCGCGCCGCGTACTGCACGGTGCTGTTCCCGATCGTCGCGCTGGCCGTGTCGACGGTCTTCGAGGGCTATCAATGGTCGCCGCTCGCGGTGATCGGGCTGCTGCTCGTGCTGGCCGGCAATCTGGTCGCGTTCGATTTGACGCGGCGGTTGTTTCCGAGGACGGCGCGAGCCTGAGCGCGTGACCGAGGCGCCGGCGGGATTGGGTTGGCGCGGCCGACCTGGTTTCGCTTCAGGGTGGCGCTTGATCCTCCGGTTGGGTCAGGAGGCGATGAGGGGCACGCAGGCGCATGCGCATGCGCGGGAAGGCGCGGCTGCGATTCTCGATGTCGAAACGGCCGGAGGCGCAGTGCTCCCGGCGCGGCGACCATGCCTGGCCCCGATCGTGCCGAACCGAACCGCTCGCTCAGGGGCGCCGCCGCGTGCCGGCGTCATCCCCAAGCTACCCGCGTATGGCGGGACTTCAATCTATTGCCGCGTTGAACGGCACTGCCGGTGTCGCGACACGGCTCACGCCGCCGCGCCGCTCCCCGCGACCCGCGCCTGCCGCTGATACAGCACCATCGACAGCGCGACACCCGCCGCCGCGGCCACGGCCGCGAACAGGAACACCTGCGGATAGCCGAACGCGCCCGCGATATAGCCGGCGAGCGGCCCGGTAATGCCGAGCGACAAGTCAAGGAACACCGAGTACGCGGACAGCGCCGCGCCGCGGCTCGCGGGCGGCACGAGCGCGACGGCCTCGACGCCGAGCGCCGGGAAGATCAGCGCGAAGCCGAAGCCGGTCAGCGCGGCGCCGGCGAGCGCGACGTGCGGCACGGGCGCGAGCCACAGCAGCAGGAGGCCCGAGCATTCGAACGCGAACGACACGATCGCGACGCGGAAGCCGCCGTAGGTCTTGATCGTGTTCGCGAACAGCAGGCGCGCGCCGATGAACAGCGTGCCGAACACGGTCAGCGACAGTGCGGCGTTCGGCCAGTGGCGCGCCGCGTAGTACAGCGTGACGAAGGTCGCGATCGAGCCGAAACCGGCCGAGCCGAGCGCGAGGCCGAGGCCGTGCGGCAGCACGCGGGTGAACACGCTCGCATA from Burkholderia ambifaria AMMD includes:
- a CDS encoding helix-turn-helix domain-containing protein, producing MSSPLYAPPVDHSTAPAGGAMPFGLQSVCRTLAEANATLERFTWLGDHLAIAEWTRITDESETIYEQPGHHTLSCYLDGGYRTERERVPRYGAPSLLCALPGDHESRWWVRGEMHFIHLYFLPEHFTQRAIRELDREPRELKLADRTYFEDARVAAQFRSLALERWDDADGRLRANEAAHDVLSLLLRGQSTTRTDVPFRGGLAPAVRRRVRDYIDSYLSQPLTLGELANVAALSEYHFSRMFRLSFGRAPHAWVAEQRLARARLLLRTTALPLAQVAAECGYANAGHFSHRFRDAHGTTPNAYRRAMQGG
- a CDS encoding DMT family transporter; translation: MNLSLYFVTVLIWGTTWIAIKWQLGAVPPPVSIAWRFWLAAAVLFALLRVMRRPVRPPREAWRYLVAQGVALFCVNFLCFYYSEQVVPSGLVAVIFSTAPLLNSINGRLFMGRPLRPSAIAGALLGLTGIACLFWQQMAGHLDDHATWTGLAIAFAGTMCFSAGNLLSSRMQSMGLHPLATNGWAMLIGAAILTVGSAAAGLPFTIDPSPRYLGALVYLAVPGSVIGFTAYLTLVGRIGPERAAYCTVLFPIVALAVSTVFEGYQWSPLAVIGLLLVLAGNLVAFDLTRRLFPRTARA